DNA sequence from the Dreissena polymorpha isolate Duluth1 chromosome 3, UMN_Dpol_1.0, whole genome shotgun sequence genome:
TGAGACTCTCTCAGGCTTATTTGAGActcaaacaaattatttatttcaagcaCATACGCATACAAGTTAAATCCCTTTATAAAACTGTGGCGCACCTTGTCGTTGTTTATAAACAAATCGTGTGTGTTTTTCCCGCGGTAATCAAACTCGGTATCTAGACGTATCCAAAAATCGTAGAAAGATAGCGATTCGACATCCTACCGTATCGACTACATTAatgttgattgtattttgcaTGCCATTTCCTATTTTGCTGTTGGACTCGACTTTTGGTTTGTTTTGCTGTTCAAAAAGAAAGTGCAAGTGAACGAAGCGGTAAACGAATGAAAGTAGGAGTATCTGACGAACTGGAAAGATATGAAAAACGTAAAGAAGGAGCAGTCTTCCAGTTGAACAGAGCTGGAAAAATCCTCTCTGATTATGATACTAGTGCATAATGAGGATGGGCCTTGCTACCTATCAATGCTTAGTTCTAGTTTTGATGGGAACAAAATAACAGTCAATACTTGCGCTCAATTTTGGAGTGAAATCTCCAAAAGCATTGCTCGTAAGTATTTTTTCTAAGCGTTCATGTTTCGAAACCTTTTTATAGagtctgtctgtgtgtgtttcATATAAAGGGAATAAATCAAAATATTCTCAGAATTTTCATACTGATAATAAAAACCACTTGTCTTCTTGTTGGATACTGTTATGTCATACTGTTGTTTAGGAACGTTTTTAATCCGAGAGGAAAGTGCACCCGATATGAAGTTTGAACCCAGGATCGCTTTTACACTAGAACAACGCTCTGAAGAGTTACCTGGATGGCTGGTTTTTTTCCCCACACACCACAATCCTCTCCCATCGAACCTTTTTTGGAATGACCCATATGCCTGGGTGACTGGTTTTTGATACACATCCCCCACACATACTTCAATATTGTTTATGACCTTCAAAACAGATAGTGTTTATTTCTTACTCTGTAATATAATCAGAATCAGTTCAGAGGATGAATATTTTAATCTTGggaaattaaagttttttttaatttattgaaaaaagcaaaaataatcaTACTTTTTAGCTTTGATGCAGATGGACCAGTGTTTACATACACACCCTTTATTGTGTTGTAATGGCTGCTCTTCTTTCTCACTTATCTGTTCAAATTATCGTTTGCTGAGGGTCGGCTGGCCCTTCTAAGGAAGGCATATGTAAAAATATCTGGAATCACTTAACCAAACTTCTTCAGAAAAGTGACACAATTTATCCATTTCTATTACTTCTATATGTAAATATTTGGCCATTTTGATCTTAGtttaacccattaccaaacaATAACGAGATTTTAAGAGTTTGTTGCAGACATTTTCAGAAATTATTGTGGGAAAAggaaaaattgcaaaaaatagcAATTTCTCCTTTTCCCACAACTTATTCCTTAAATTTGGGAATTGAAGGAAAATACATTTTACTAAATTGGTAATTATAACTAAATTGGTAATTATAACTACAAACAATGAGATAACTTTGAAAAATGTACTTATTTTAATTCCATCCATATTACTATACAGTTTTTAGTTTCAGCAATACTTCTgtgacatacaacatgttttcTTATCAACAACAAATTTGCAGCAGATAACTTTAAATCAGTGTTGTAAAAGTGTATGTACACTTTTTTCCAATTACCATCAAAGATTAACATTCAGATGTAATTGTTAATGCTTTAGCAGAACAGATTTGAATGTGTCTGACGACAATCAGTCTATATTTTCAGGAAAATTGCAATGGTATTATTAAATTGGGTAGAAACATTGTTACAAAGAGAGATACTGCTTGTAACAAGCAATTTCTTCATTTTGTGACAAAGGTTTCTTAGGTCCATGTATTATGCTATAGAATTGTTACTGTGATTATGGAGTAAAGAGTTATAAGACAGCTACACAGCTGGTTTGCGGCAATATGATTGATATGTatcaaaatacaaacaataaGATAGCAATCATTAAATGTTCTTTTTACTACATGTAGTACATGTAGAAAAAGAGCTAGACCTTTCTGAAAAGACGCtaagttatatacatgtaccagtaATAGAAGTTGATATTTACAATATGGAAATAAACTTGAAAACTTTGATGCAAAATTAGATTATGCTCATGAGCAAATTCTCATTTTGTCTCAACGTTTTCAATGTCGTCTGCTAGAAAGAGGTTTTTACTAGGAAAGTATTATTTGTAATGGTCATTTTCTGACAGAAGTACCAGTAAGTCTTTTAAATGGTTTGTATATGACCCAAAATAGACTATCTACACAACCTGACAAGTAACCTTTACAAAGCTGAACCTAATTTCAAGTAGTAATTAAGATCTCTACAATAACAGCTAAAGTATGTATTTAATATTGTCACATCAGTGCAATAGAATGGTAAGTGCTTTTTAAATTTACAGCGCAAACCTTACTTTTGCAGTCATgtgacaatatataaatatacaaatttatcattttatcaaaattagAAATTGCTCGTCGTGAGCAATTTCACCATTTGTCATGTTAATTGTAAATGTCTGTAAGCTAGGCATAATAATTTGTGTGCTGAGCAGGGATATATACATTATCAAATCAGTAATTAACAACAATAGAAATGGTTACCTCATAATATAATATAGATGAAATATTTCCCTAATACAAATGCCTTCTAATGCTGTCACAGCAGGCACCATTTGAAAACAAAGTGCCAATTGGTGAATTTGCTCATGATGAGCAGATACATAATTTGACTCCATGATTTCAAATTAAATGGATAAAATGTCAAGTTTTTCATTTGGTATTTTACCTTTTTAATTTTGAAGGATTTCTTTACCCTACCTAAGCAATTTCTTTAAATTCTattacaatgtttttatgtagggctgtcacgattcaccggtataccggtatatcgcggtgcatgtattgaaaaaaatcgcaccgcggtacagCGTTGCGCACcggttttttaatattatatgagcacagatataaatacataacataattattttgatatagatatcgttttgaaaactgtagaagtgATTCAAACGGGcttaataaataatccgttaatatccaggtcaagcaagcgcttccacttgtagatgttttactttcacgtttaaaatacggcgatgtatgggtccaaacctttttggaatttgggaccgatttcctttgcaaataagttcataattatcaaaaagatgtttattctatttcttattttctttctttagtatatcgatcgttcaaagcatggcacttccgaatcatgttatcttaagattctgaataagtcgaggaaaagtcagaacgctacggattttcaatactgggcccgctgactccgcatttaaAACATGTCCTttaagcgttcgatttacacagatcgtagtcacatctattgtaaacaacatggcggacataaaagacgcgaataacaataacaatgagtttaaaattgtaaaaaacaagAAAGCAAAAAGTGACATTTGGAAACATTTTGGCCTGAAACTCAATACAAAGATAAATCAATTAGTTGATAATGTTGCCGTCTGTAGCCACTGCAATCTGGACGTTAAAATGAGTGGTGGAGGTACCTCAAATCTGAGAACCCACATCGATCGCCGTCATCCGAATCTCAGCAGGGCTACTAAATCCAGTACGTCAAAGGCAACAGATGAAGAGGATGAGACAAAACATGTGGTTAAAAAGCAAAAAACCCTTGATGGTATGTTTGGTTCTAAATATCCCTTTAATTCCGACAGAGCCATGTGCATCACTAGATCTATTGGCAAATATATAATTGATGACATACGACCAGTATCTGTTGTCGAAGGAACAGGGTTCAAAAAGATGATTATGACTTTGGATCCTCGGTACACAATCCCAGGTCGAACATACTTTTCCCAAACATTGATTCCAAATATGTATCAAGAGACAGCAGTCCGAGTTAAGTCTAGTCTCTCCAATGCCAAGACAGTTGCATTAACCACAGATGGATGGACCAGCCGAGCTCATATGTCATATATCACCGTCACATCTGCCCACATTACACCAGAGTGGAAACTTGAGAACTTTGTTCTTCAAACACGCAGTATGCCAGAGAGCCACACTGGTCTAAACATTGCAAATGTTGTGAGAGATGCCATATCAGAGTGGTGCATCACTACCCCCAACCCCCCACTAGTTTCTGACAATGCAGCAAATATGACAGTTGCGGCTAGGGAACTTGGCAGCCAACCACACATTGGTTGCTTCGCTCATACACTCAATCTTGGTGCGCAGAAAGCCCTGAAGATTACTTCCGTTTCAAGGATACTAGGGCGTGTTCGGAAACTTGTCGGGTATTTTCACCGTAGTACTACAGCAGCAGCAGTACTGTCAGCAAAAACCAATCTTTTAGGTATGAAAAACTTAAAGTTGACCTGCGATGTTCCTACACGCTGGAACTCTGCCGCTGACATGTTGGAACGGTACCTCAAGTTGCAGCCTGCTGTTTATGCAACACTTTTGTCACCAGAAATAAGTCGCCACATAGACCATGAGACAAGCATGTTGAATGAAGCAGACACAAAACTGGCAGAGGACATAGTGAAATGCCTGTATCCGTTGAAGGCAATAACAGAAGCAGTCTGCACAGAGAGTATGCCAACAGTTTCAGCTATCATTCCGCTCATACAGAAAGTCCAACAGAATATGGCATTGATAGGCACAGACTCCCCTATGTCACGATCTATCAAGGAGGCCGTCCTAAGTGACTTGAACACTAGGTACCATAAAATGAAAAGAACTTTATActatatttaaaccatttttatgttaatttcaaaataatttggtTATTGCTTTACAATTAACAATtatcaaatttttattttgtgataaattAATAGAATGTAAACTgaaaaactataaataaaaatTGATCAAATTAGTTATCAGTAAAAAGAGaatgataattttaaaacatgtctgCATGAATTGTGAGCAACCAGAAAAGAATTGTTATCATTCTGCAGGTACACCAGTGAGGAGCTTCAGAATTTCCTGTCTGAGTGCACTCTTCTGGATCCACGTTTCAAGACCACTTACTTGACACCAGAGGCTATGGAGAACACCTACCATCGCTTGGCGCTGTTGTTACAATCTGGGGATGGAAAGGTAGGGGTTACAAagctacaaaacaaaacatactgcATTACTGCTTCTGCTATTACTATTTCGCATGAtaaatagtgaaaataataatGCCGGATAAATGataatattgattataatattaGAACACATTTTATAAAGGGAAGTCAGTATTAACTATTAAGTAAAGTGATAAAACAGAGCAAAATATTTTTATCAGCATTGATGCATCAAAGAAATGTATACAACAAAAAGCTCTAGCAATGAAAAGAAAATCCGATTGTTTCAGGTACACGTTCAAGCTGACACCCAGGCTCCTACCCCTGGACAACATATTCCTCCACATCCTGTGCTTCCCGAGAGGCCAAATACCAGCCAATCACCATCTCCTACTGAGACATCTGATGAAGGTATAAACAACAAGTGCACTATGCAGCAGTTACAGTAAAATGTCAAATGTACTTTATTCAACCCAAAAATTTAaggtgatttttttatatattaacctGTTAACTTATGCCtgcttttataaagtaaaaaaaaatgttgcaaatcatactttataattttaagaactggtatatatttgtttattataacaTTTCATATTTCAGAGAATGCAGCCAAATGTCAGCGGTCCTCAGACTCCTCAAAGAAAGTTGGTCTTGCAGCTATATTTGACTTTGAGAATGTTGAAGAGGCCACAGCCGCCAAGCCCATGTCCTTGCAGGAGAAAATCGaagaagaaataaaacaatataagctAATGAATCAGATAAGCATAGAAAGCAACGCATTAGACTGGTGGAAGAAAAACTGTATCCAGTTCCCATTACTTGCCTCTGTCGCAAAACAACGCCTGTGCATACCAGCAACATCTGTGCCAGCTGAACGCGTGTTCAGCTCAGCCGGTGATATTGTAACTGCCCAAAGGGCGTCCTTGGCTCCAGAATTGGTtgacatgttgttattttgtaaaaagaaCTGTGATTTGTGATAATTTCTGTCCATTTTCTTAGGTTATGTGATGATAACATATGGACAGTTTAAAGTTAAATCATCATTGTTCTTCATTATAATTTATAGCGTTATCTTAACATTCTagtcataaaaatgtgttttcaaaagAGTGTTTTTTCGATAGAGAgtatgactacttctatcaagtttattacagtttcttttacagttttattgttttctgattattgagtttaataaagtttgtaaaacttgttattctgctgttttcttcacagatacatattctgtaaaataccgcggtacgtaccgcgatacagtgttgccgtaccacgatataccgcggtacgctcacggcgtatcgtgacagccctatttTTATGTCATCTCTTTCAAATTAGGAAGGTCTTAAATTTGTCttttggtaaaggtttaaattaatgtttgtgtATAATGTTATCtaggaaaaatatatacatgtataggtgttatatatatatatatatatatcttttttctTAATACAAATTACTCCTGACACCATTTTAGCAAAAGAAATTTGACAATTTGCAAATACTGCACCAAAGGTTGGCTTTTCAAGCATGAGTAAATCAAATTTTGGTTCAATGTGTTCAACTTAAATCATACAGTATTTCATAGCTTTTACATTTGGCTCTttgatttttttgtcattttatgcATATCTCTGGAAACAGAAAGGGTTAAactaaaaacaagagggccatgctggccctgtatcgctcacctgaGTTATCATAGGATGGTTTAATTTCATTGAAATATACATTCTAATTGGACAACTAGAGGGCacacaaagtttttctaaaatataagcaagtgacctactttttgacccaaGGTGCCCtgtttcattaagacgtgatgaaatctgtgacctctttcatctacacaatgttttactagaatttgcccggtgacctaattgttgaccccagatgacccatatacgatccaaaatcaaacattctgaccatatttcattaagatcagatgaaaactatgacctcttatctacacaaggtttttctatgatttgacctagtgacatagtttttgaccccagattacccaaatacaatccaaacccagattttatcaagataaacattctgtccaaatttcataaagattggatgaaactgtgacctctactgtctacgtaaacaaattgttgacagacacaTGCACCCACGCACGCAAGATGGACGCCAtgcatcacacgatcacataagctcaccatgtcacttcgtaacagatgagctaaaaatatttcacaactatgttttaaaattattaacagGAATGGCTTGATCATGATCCTCATCAAAGTCATCATAGAAATGTTGTATATCTTCTCCATGTTCAAGCTCTAAGTTGTGTAGAACAGCACACGCACCAACAATGAAAGTGACCTTTTCTGGAACCATTCTTGTTATTTGAAACTTTGAGTCACATGTCATCTGAAAAAACAAAAGGATCTTTAAATCTTTGCCAAACTACAGGCTTTTGCACTGTCTAAAATTGAAAGTTGcagagatcaaatcaaattgtaaTAGAATATGAAGACATTTTTGCAATGTTAGAAATTATTGTGGATTAAGAgtaaattgctcatcttgagcaatttctcattttccAATAGCAATTTCTATAGTCATTTGGAACAAACTTGTTATGTCTTTTTCTAGTTTAGTAATGGGTTAATCCTGAACCATTTACTAAGTTTTTCTGACATGGCATATTAGTTTAAATTCACTAGTGACTACAGTGAGTCATAGACAAACCTTGCAGCATGTCACTAACAGGTTATATAAGTTGTTATAACCCTTTGTTATTTGTATATGTATGGATTTGATTTGCCCTATGCCAATGATAAATTTTGGAGttttccaaattgaaagaggCTGCAGATgctgtttaaattatattaaaatgtgaaGACATTGATTTGGTAGAGTAGAAATCAGTAGATAAAAGTTGAAATTGCTTAAAATAGCATTTTCTCAAGGCGAAATTGCTTAAAATAGAATTTTCTTGTTTGATCACATGGATTTCTTGTTTCAGTTGCAACAAATTTCCTTAAATCTCATTCTTGTATGGAAGAGGGTTATTTGCCAAACAAAGAAAACAGTTACTTGTACATACAAgagtattaattaattaaatgattatTATCATAGAATATAAACTGAAATTACAATAATGTCTCAAAATGTTTCTGTTACTTTCTTACCTTAATGTTAAGGGAGTGATAACCTTCCCAGTTTACATAACCCGCCTCATTTTGTGTGGGAGCCGCAATTCTTATGTGAGTGCTATTAACAGCTCCACTTTTCATTTGGGGAACCTGAAATTGTAAATTGTGATCATAATTAATGACTTATCTTACCTTTCAGCAATGCAGTGTTTAATTTACATTTTCCAAGTTATCCACCCTTTTACCCATGAATTTAAAACTCACGAAGTTgaaatcacaatatataaatatgatacttGAAAATTTTAAATGATTCAAGAGCATAGTGTACGAATATAGGAATTGGGATGCATGAAAAGGAAACACTTGTAATGCTGTAGGCCTGTATTAGAAAAGCAACAATTTCATTTTCCTTAACTCTTTACCAAACGACAACTTTTGGACTGTGCAAATTGAACGAGACTGCAGACGACAATtgaattgtaataaaatataaattgattgCTTAAgaagggtagaaatcattgttggaaaaggagaaattgctcaattGAGTGAACAGGAGTTAGGGCAAAACCAACCGGATTCCAATTCTACAGCTCGAAGAACAAGTAACGGGTAATACTATTATTAATACATGGAGCTCACACAACTGTGATGAACAGAGTATGAATGAATCAATATACAGGACTCAGGATAAGGGGAGTGAATGGGTCTACACGATGCAATTACATGCTTAATGTTCACTAAATCCAATGTTGGTGTTTATTAGAATCAAGACGATTCTAATGTCTATCAACAACATAGGGTTTTGATCAAATTAGATCCATTATCTTACTGCTTGGTCTTAAACAAATAAGGGTCCATAAATACCCAAtgagatatgttttttttaacgaCAGAAAGTGATATGTTAACTTATATGTTCCAAGTGTCAAGCATATGGCATTCAAAGTGTTGATTTATCataccctcccccccccacacacacaaacacacactttGAAAAGACAGATAGACATGATAAACAAAGATTTGATCCAACATACGtgttattgttttgacaattATGGTACGAAATATATTCCATCATGAATGGTACTGGTACTGCACTGTTGAGGTCAGAAAGTCACACTGCGTGCCCTGCAATATTTATGATTCCCCATGTTACCTAGTTTCATCTTTGGACCGAAATAGAGCTCAAACATCGTAATCACCTTTAGGATCTCAAATCAAAGTGTAGCATAAACAATTTCGTGCCGTCGCGTATTTCCGTGTAATACGCGAATATCCTGGTTTTACGGGGAACCCGCCTGAAAATATGTTTTCCAAAATTCATTTGCCGTGCACCGAGACAATTTTTGCCGAAATGGGCATTTTTACAGATTAGTTACGCCAGATTTTCAATTTGCTATAGACAAAAAGCCTCTTTTCGCTATTACCAATGACCTCTTTTCCTAAAAATCAGTTTTTGATTAATAAAGAGGAGTAACAGCTGTGACCTAATTTCTGCCGGCAAGCAGAAGGTTGGGTTGTTGTGATCACGTGACAATGCCTTTTAAAAAGGGTTTTTACTGTGCGTGGGTCAGGGGTCACGAAATTGTGTTACACATCATGGCAGCCATTTTGTTAACCTCACGTTGGAATTTCATTCGTAAATTTATGGTTAAtaggttttataacttttatctTACCAGGAATAGAAGGAAAACGGACTACTTTATGTGGGAAATGAAATTTGAATAATTTTATCTGTTGTTAATTGATGTAAGATCCATATACATTTAACCATCACGAAATTACGCAACTCGAGGATATATTATCAGTTAACGCGGAATAGAACCTACTACAACCACTTTTAGCCTACTGTCTTCCTCCAAAATGAAGAAGACCACCATAGGCCAATATAACCCAGTAGAGCCCAATGTAACCCGGCATCATGTAGGGTCCGGGATTCTTTTGTCACACAACATTCTCGACTTTCCAATTGACCATAATTCCTTCTGAGCGTGaattttagaaaaatatattttatatgtattgatGAATCAAGTTTGAAAGTTTTACTCACCACTCTTATTATAAAAGTCCTCAGCAACTTGGCGCTGCTTTTCTTCCGTTGGATGTCGTACAAATCGTTTCACCGACTCAGATACTCCGATAGATTCCCCAACAACCCGCAAAATTGAGACTGTTTCTAAAAACCTCAAAGTTTCACGGACTTGCAACAAGGGCAAAATCCGTCTATTCCGCTTTGTTTCTGTCGTAAGACGATCGCTCAAGATTCCCGTAAGATACTGGATGAATTCCAAACTAAATGAAAATCGTTGCACGATCTCCAGACTTCTGTAGCTGTTTATCTGGAGACGGTTTCGAACATTTATCCGTGCTCGACGGCTTCTTCTGCGAATGTCGGCCATTTTTTTGTTCGGAAAACAATTTTCTGAGCTGCGTCTCACATATTTGAGACACCTCAATAGGTATCTCAAATTATTTGAGAAAATCTCAACTTCTGAGCTAAGAGTTTCTCTTGAGAATTTTAGTGCAAGCCGATTTTGTAAAATTTGAGATTTTCTCAAATATTTTAGAACATCTCAGCATTTGAGACGGTCTCAGGATTTCAGAAAGTTGTATGCATGTCACCCCAGTACTCTAACCACTAAGCCACGGAGGCTCtaataattatatcaatgacGCACATTATTATTCGATAACGGGTATATGATTCGATTGCGTAAATGACAAACCCTCTGCAGTCACGTGTATAGATAGGTCTTTGCCCTCTAAATCATTCAAAAGGTCCCAACGATGAAGTTACATGCGATGATATCTTAATTTCAGAGGTACAAATAAGACAACTTAAACAGAAAGTTGAAATTAGTTCCTTTATTCATGttgtatgcatatgtatgtaGTATGATGGTATTTATGTTACAGCTCTTAATACCAGTATTTAGGACCAATAGTGTCATTCACTTATAAAATCTGCAGAATGGATCTTTAAAAAGTGTGTGCTGCAGTTATGATTTTCTTTTAAACCATTGTGAAAAAAGGAGTTAAAATGTGTTTTCCAGCAAACATGTGACATCGGGGAAACGTCGACCCGAAGTCAATGCTAGTTGTAATGTTGGTTTGACATTGGGTTAACGTAGAACCAAAGTCATATGGTTGATGGGTTCGGACATTTGTCCGTAAAATGCAAGGCCTGAACTGTTTATAAGTGATACTGAGTTTGACTTTTcaaccaattataaaaaaaaaacgtcattCTGATGGCTTGGAACAAGAATGGTAAAAGTAATAGTTTGCTAAATGTGACTTGGACCAGTTTTGCtttatgataaatattttaatatttctaaaAGAATCACCAAACACGGGTTATATGAGCCGTCAACATATTTCTCTAACAGCAACTTTCCTAGATTAATTTTGAATTGAAAATTGAATAGAATATCGACTTATAACAAATTGAGAGACAtggttttaattacaaaaaagaaCCCGCATCGGTAAAAATGAGAATTAAAAGCCTTCAAGAGAATTATTGAATAACTGCCTGTCGTTCTTTTTTATGAACAGATCGGTAAGAACAGTGGGCATCCCTATGCTCTTAAAATTGCGTGCACAGCTAAATAAACATGAACAAAGTTGTTAAACCTTACGGCCTGGCCTTGTTTAGCCATCTGTGCACGCAATGTTAAGTgattataaatatcaaaatagCCAAAAGAAATGATGTTTCCTTAACCAACTCACTATCGCTTATCATTTATTTCGCTTATAAATGCTAGAATACCAAGAAATGTTGGCGTTTAAAGGATACATTTCAAACCTCTGTTAGTTGAGCCTTAAACAGTTTTATGACCGTGGGACATGGTAAAAGggatacattttaataatgtgcGAATCCGGATCGTGATTAGTTCTTGTTCATATCGTAACGTGCATGGAATCGATAAAACATTAACATCTTATTATCCAGGGTATGCTGAGACTCACAATAGAGAGCATTTACAAAATAGAAAACACAGTTATAATTAAAATCACAATGGTACAATGGCAGCGAGTAAGCGGCTGTTTTAATTAGGTTATCTTTTAGAATCGTTTTGTTGGTATTGatatttttgaattattttcgAATAACGGGTTGTCAAATAAGGACATAACAAATATGGTGCATTATAATGTAATTGTAGTACTATTTACATGGATTTCGTGTTCATCTTATCTCAAAGTGTCTGTTCCCTCGCTGACTTTGTCAAATAGCAAGTGTATACAAAAGTGCAATAATTATCAACAGTGAAGGAACATCTTACcgtttatataaagaaattaaAGCGATTATGCTCTGTTTATGAAGAACGCAAAACGTTTCTGGTTTCATCAAATCAATATACACCCCTTTCCGGAGCCTTAACCCTTTACAAAATGAGACTTTTAGAACTGTTCCAAATTTAAAGAGGTAGTGTTCATGTTATGCAATTTCCTCTTTAATCTCAATTATGTCTTGAGTTGTCTGCAATAAACCAGTAAAATCACGTTCCCGTTTGGTGCACAGCCTTCTTCATGAGTTTCATTAGAGCTTGTAATCCTGGTCATTCTTGCTCGATGTCGCCATATTTTTACTCCGATTAGCGAGTAAAGAACGAAAAGAACTATGCACAATGACATTGCTATACACAGTATACTTCCCTGATAAAGTGTCTCCAAAATGTGCCGCGAAGCTCTTAGTAGACATTGCATTCGTAACCGGTTGTATTCGGATGTCTTGTTGATACTTTTGTGCTTCCAAATAGAACCAGAACTGGCGTTGTTAAAACAGAAGTTATAATGAATACCAATGCACTTATTATCTTTGCTTGTTTAAAGAGTGATCTGTGGTTTAAACGGTTCGCATATCTTTCTATATCGTTCCACTGCAATGACGCTTCCGCTACTGCCTAGAAgtagtttaaaatatttaaaatcttaCAGACTGCATCGCTATAGCTTTCAAGTGGATGAAAGTAGAAAGAGATAACCCACGGGAAACAAATGGAACTTTTCACAAAGTCTATAACAGCATGGCAGCAAACAAACACTCGAGTATTGGtgattttctttttgaaaatgtaaatatgtaaCACATGTCCGTTCCCTATTATACCTAGCGGAATGAGAATTCCCAAAATTATGATGGCTCCATATTTTGTGGCGACTAATTCACTATTTAGCTGATCTAACGTCAAATTTAAGCCTTCCTCTTCAGACTGATTAAATGACATTGTTCTTTGT
Encoded proteins:
- the LOC127874316 gene encoding E3 SUMO-protein ligase ZBED1-like; protein product: MKNLKLTCDVPTRWNSAADMLERYLKLQPAVYATLLSPEISRHIDHETSMLNEADTKLAEDIVKCLYPLKAITEAVCTESMPTVSAIIPLIQKVQQNMALIGTDSPMSRSIKEAVLSDLNTRYTSEELQNFLSECTLLDPRFKTTYLTPEAMENTYHRLALLLQSGDGKVHVQADTQAPTPGQHIPPHPVLPERPNTSQSPSPTETSDEENAAKCQRSSDSSKKVGLAAIFDFENVEEATAAKPMSLQEKIEEEIKQYKLMNQISIESNALDWWKKNCIQFPLLASVAKQRLCIPATSVPAERVFSSAGDIVTAQRASLAPELVDMLLFCKKNCDL